A genomic window from Streptomyces mirabilis includes:
- a CDS encoding cytochrome P450, producing the protein MTIPTELDLTDATAFVRHDAYEFWRDVRKSRPVYWHQGDPGFWVVARHADVLSCYADVRSLSSARGTVLDVLLSGGDSAGGKMLAVTDRPRHRELRNLMLRAFSPRVLGAVEQKIWERTSRLIKTVTGQGAFDFAAEVAEHIPMNTICDLLSIPEADREKLLRWNKLALSSHDAESDRLDSLEARNEIIGYFMDLARHRRGDPGDDVVSMIATAEVGDRPLTLEEVALNCYSLVLGGDESSRVSAICAVKTFAEHPARWRALREGSAAIDTAVEEVLRWATPAMHFARTATRDMEIGGRRVRAGDIVTLWNTSANNDEEVFDQPRRFDPARSPNKHLSFGHGPHFCVGAFLGRTELRALLSALTESVNEIEVCGKPTPIYSTFLNGYGSLPVAFR; encoded by the coding sequence ATGACCATCCCGACCGAGCTGGACCTGACCGACGCGACCGCCTTCGTACGGCACGACGCATACGAGTTCTGGCGCGACGTGCGGAAGTCCCGGCCCGTGTACTGGCACCAGGGGGACCCCGGCTTCTGGGTCGTCGCCCGCCACGCCGACGTGCTGTCCTGCTACGCCGACGTACGATCCCTGAGTTCCGCTCGCGGGACCGTGCTGGACGTCCTTCTGAGCGGCGGTGACTCGGCAGGCGGCAAGATGCTCGCGGTCACCGACCGGCCCCGCCACCGCGAACTGCGCAACCTGATGCTGCGCGCCTTCTCCCCGCGCGTCCTCGGCGCGGTCGAACAGAAGATATGGGAACGGACGTCACGGCTCATCAAGACCGTCACCGGGCAGGGCGCGTTCGACTTCGCGGCGGAGGTCGCCGAGCACATTCCGATGAACACGATCTGCGATTTGCTCTCCATTCCGGAGGCGGACCGCGAGAAGCTGCTGCGCTGGAACAAGCTGGCCCTCTCCTCGCACGACGCCGAGTCCGACAGGCTGGACTCCCTGGAGGCCCGGAACGAGATCATCGGTTACTTCATGGACCTCGCCCGGCACCGCCGCGGCGACCCCGGCGACGACGTCGTCAGCATGATCGCGACGGCGGAGGTGGGAGACCGCCCGCTGACGCTGGAGGAGGTCGCTCTCAACTGCTACAGCCTCGTGCTCGGCGGCGACGAGTCCTCCCGCGTGTCCGCGATCTGCGCGGTGAAGACGTTCGCCGAGCATCCCGCCCGGTGGCGGGCGCTGCGCGAAGGGTCGGCCGCGATCGACACGGCGGTCGAGGAAGTACTGCGCTGGGCCACGCCGGCCATGCACTTCGCCCGCACCGCGACCCGGGACATGGAGATAGGCGGCCGGCGGGTGCGCGCGGGCGACATCGTGACGCTGTGGAACACCTCCGCCAACAACGACGAGGAGGTGTTCGACCAGCCGCGCCGGTTCGACCCGGCCCGCTCGCCCAACAAGCACCTCTCCTTCGGCCACGGCCCGCACTTCTGCGTCGGCGCGTTCCTCGGCCGGACGGAACTGCGCGCACTGCTGAGCGCGCTCACCGAGTCGGTCAACGAGATCGAGGTGTGCGGCAAGCCCACACCGATCTACTCCACCTTCCTGAACGGCTACGGCAGCCTGCCGGTCGCCTTCCGCTGA
- a CDS encoding non-ribosomal peptide synthetase, protein MNTVPALFESTVARRGGEPALIDGESTLGYAELNTRINRLARRLIAHGVGPDSLVAVAMPKSSELIVAIMAVLKAGGAYLPLDPGYPAERLRFMLADARPVLLLRSSSVAPLGAGPEELVLDDPAFRAACAALPGHDVAQHERRAVLRPEHLMYVIYTSGSTGTPKGVAVPHSGVRDMAATQAAVLRAGPGDRVLQWASISFDAAFWDVSLALLSGAALVMVPADDLLPGHPLWNTLFKYDVTHAVLPPVALSETDAEDILLGGTVMSTGDSCTPTLVRKWSRARRMFNGYGPTEVTVGATIGGPVRDAGDVGIGMPWIGNEVHVLDESLRPVPPGTEGELYIAGSGLARGYLNRFGTTAVTFVADPFGPPGSRMYRTGDRGRRGPDGELFFAGRADGQVKLRGFRVELGEIETRLAAHPAVDVAVAVVRGELAEAHVVGYVTTTAPVEPDDLRAHVAESLPAHMVPARVTVLERFPTLANGKIDRGALPQPDAGAEGFPDGARAPDAAEADGCAAVVCAIVRDILGVPEARLSDNFFQLGGHSVQATRLAARIRERFEVALSIRTVLEAATIGELAAAVESRLSG, encoded by the coding sequence TTGAACACGGTTCCGGCACTGTTCGAGTCAACCGTCGCCAGACGGGGCGGAGAACCCGCCCTCATCGACGGGGAGAGCACCCTCGGTTACGCGGAGCTGAACACCCGGATCAACCGGCTCGCCCGCAGGCTCATCGCGCACGGTGTCGGCCCCGACTCGCTCGTCGCGGTCGCGATGCCGAAGTCGAGCGAACTGATCGTGGCGATCATGGCGGTGCTCAAGGCCGGCGGCGCCTACCTCCCGCTCGATCCGGGCTATCCGGCAGAACGCCTGCGGTTCATGCTGGCCGACGCGCGGCCGGTGCTGCTGCTGCGGTCCTCCTCGGTGGCGCCCCTCGGCGCGGGTCCGGAGGAACTCGTCCTTGACGACCCGGCGTTCCGCGCCGCGTGCGCGGCTCTGCCGGGGCACGACGTCGCCCAGCATGAGCGCCGTGCCGTACTGCGCCCCGAGCACCTGATGTACGTCATCTACACCTCGGGGTCGACCGGAACGCCCAAGGGTGTCGCCGTGCCGCACAGCGGTGTGCGCGACATGGCCGCCACCCAGGCGGCCGTCCTGCGCGCGGGCCCGGGCGACCGCGTGCTCCAGTGGGCGTCCATCAGTTTCGACGCCGCCTTCTGGGACGTGTCCCTGGCGCTGTTGTCCGGGGCGGCACTCGTGATGGTGCCCGCCGACGACCTGCTGCCGGGCCATCCGCTGTGGAACACCTTGTTCAAGTACGACGTCACGCACGCGGTACTGCCCCCGGTGGCGCTCAGCGAGACCGACGCCGAGGACATTCTGCTCGGCGGGACCGTCATGTCCACGGGAGACAGCTGTACGCCGACGCTGGTGCGCAAGTGGTCGCGGGCACGGCGGATGTTCAACGGTTACGGCCCGACCGAGGTGACCGTCGGGGCGACGATCGGCGGGCCGGTGCGCGACGCCGGTGACGTCGGGATCGGCATGCCGTGGATCGGCAACGAGGTGCACGTGCTCGACGAGAGCCTGCGCCCGGTGCCGCCCGGCACGGAGGGCGAGCTGTACATCGCGGGCAGCGGACTGGCGCGCGGCTATCTCAACCGGTTCGGGACGACCGCGGTGACGTTCGTGGCCGACCCGTTCGGGCCGCCCGGCAGCCGGATGTACCGCACGGGCGACCGGGGCCGCAGGGGGCCGGACGGCGAGCTGTTCTTCGCGGGCCGCGCGGACGGCCAGGTGAAGCTGCGCGGTTTCCGCGTCGAACTCGGTGAGATCGAAACCCGGCTCGCCGCCCATCCGGCGGTGGACGTCGCCGTCGCCGTGGTGCGGGGTGAGCTGGCCGAGGCGCATGTCGTCGGCTACGTCACCACCACGGCGCCGGTCGAGCCGGATGACCTGCGTGCCCATGTCGCCGAGTCGCTGCCCGCGCACATGGTGCCCGCACGGGTCACGGTGCTGGAGCGGTTCCCCACGCTGGCCAACGGCAAGATCGACCGGGGGGCCCTGCCGCAGCCGGACGCGGGGGCAGAGGGGTTCCCGGACGGCGCCCGGGCGCCGGACGCCGCCGAGGCGGATGGCTGCGCGGCCGTGGTCTGCGCGATCGTGCGGGACATCCTCGGGGTCCCGGAGGCGAGGCTCTCCGACAACTTCTTCCAGCTCGGCGGGCACTCGGTGCAGGCGACCAGGCTGGCCGCCCGGATCCGGGAGCGGTTCGAGGTCGCGCTGTCGATCCGGACCGTGCTGGAGGCGGCGACGATCGGCGAGCTGGCCGCGGCCGTCGAGAGCCGGTTGTCCGGCTGA
- a CDS encoding erythromycin esterase family protein, translating to MSKDFHDLPVASCAVLALGEPTHREPAFGWVRNELFARLAGIGFRSIALETDRVAALRVDDFVKGGDGDLDEVAREGFSHDFGNLETNRCLVAWMRDHNASRPPEERLSFHGFDVPTETTSAPSPRRCLEFARDYLRLDLDLAGLLGADEQWSRAEAVTDPAMSVGATPEAERLWSLADDMLTLLHSHAAERIAQTSRTEWLRARAHLTAGLGLLRYHRQAAQRLENNDRLSRLFATRDALMAQNLLDIRSIEGRRGATLVFAHNVHLQRTPSTWSLGDLSVNWPGAGTVVAPLLGEQYVFIVGSLGRSEAVGLGDPEPGTYESRLQDRVTDWAMAPTGKVAAARTRTDTTPQQGYFPLDRATLDTADAVLHVSDGAAVSRDLLRVPAGAGSGY from the coding sequence ATGAGCAAGGACTTTCACGACCTTCCCGTGGCCTCGTGCGCCGTGCTGGCGCTCGGCGAACCCACCCACCGGGAGCCCGCCTTCGGGTGGGTGCGCAACGAGCTGTTCGCCCGACTCGCCGGAATCGGCTTCCGCTCGATCGCCCTGGAGACCGACCGCGTGGCCGCGCTGCGCGTCGACGACTTCGTCAAGGGCGGCGACGGGGATCTCGACGAGGTGGCGCGGGAGGGCTTCTCCCACGACTTCGGGAACCTGGAGACCAACCGGTGCCTCGTCGCCTGGATGCGCGACCACAACGCGAGCCGGCCGCCGGAGGAGCGGCTGAGCTTTCACGGCTTCGACGTCCCTACGGAGACGACGAGTGCCCCCAGCCCGCGGCGCTGTCTCGAATTCGCCCGGGACTATCTGCGGCTCGACCTCGACCTCGCCGGACTGCTGGGCGCGGACGAGCAGTGGAGCCGTGCGGAGGCGGTGACGGACCCGGCCATGTCGGTCGGCGCCACGCCCGAGGCCGAGCGGCTGTGGTCCCTCGCCGACGACATGCTCACCCTGCTCCACTCCCACGCCGCCGAGCGGATCGCGCAGACCTCGCGCACGGAGTGGCTCCGGGCCAGGGCACACCTCACCGCCGGCCTCGGTCTGCTGCGCTACCACCGGCAGGCGGCCCAGCGCCTGGAGAACAACGACCGGCTGTCCCGGCTGTTCGCCACCCGGGACGCGCTCATGGCACAGAACCTCCTCGACATCCGCAGCATCGAGGGCCGCCGGGGCGCGACGCTGGTCTTCGCCCACAATGTGCACCTCCAGCGGACCCCGAGCACCTGGAGCCTGGGAGACCTGTCCGTCAACTGGCCCGGGGCCGGCACCGTCGTGGCACCGCTGCTGGGCGAGCAGTACGTCTTCATCGTCGGCAGCCTGGGGCGCAGCGAGGCCGTCGGGCTGGGCGATCCCGAGCCGGGCACCTACGAGAGCCGCCTACAGGACCGCGTCACCGATTGGGCCATGGCCCCCACCGGCAAGGTCGCCGCCGCCCGGACCCGGACGGACACCACCCCGCAGCAGGGCTACTTCCCGCTCGACCGGGCCACGCTGGACACCGCCGACGCGGTCCTGCACGTCAGCGACGGCGCCGCCGTCAGCCGGGACCTCCTGCGCGTACCCGCCGGTGCTGGGAGCGGGTACTGA
- a CDS encoding TioE family transcriptional regulator → MKHLRPFDLAREHGISTQAVRNYERDGFLPLAQRTPSGYRTYTETHAAALRAYLALVQAYGYATGGEIMRSLNTGDLDAALTAVDRGHAQLLRDRSTLDAVGRAVEHLTSAPGLAEHTSAGSEPLSIGELARRLGVTAATLRNWEAVGILSPAREPVTGHRSFDATDVRDAELTHLLRRGGYPLEHIRTVVRQIRTAGGTEALSAALDDWRRRLTARGVSMLGAAAQLGGYMAHVGVPAGPPAATEPAPAPGPPPTV, encoded by the coding sequence GTGAAGCACCTGCGTCCGTTCGACCTGGCCCGTGAGCACGGCATCTCCACCCAGGCGGTCCGCAACTACGAGCGGGACGGGTTCCTCCCGCTCGCCCAGCGCACCCCGTCCGGCTACCGCACCTACACCGAGACCCACGCGGCGGCCCTGCGCGCCTATTTGGCACTCGTCCAGGCGTACGGGTACGCCACGGGCGGAGAGATCATGCGGTCGCTCAACACCGGCGACCTCGACGCCGCGCTGACGGCCGTCGACCGCGGCCACGCCCAACTGCTCCGCGACCGAAGCACGCTGGACGCGGTGGGACGGGCGGTGGAGCACCTCACCTCCGCCCCCGGCCTCGCCGAGCACACGTCCGCCGGCAGCGAGCCGCTGAGCATCGGCGAACTCGCGCGCCGTCTGGGGGTGACCGCGGCGACCCTGCGGAACTGGGAAGCGGTGGGCATCCTGAGCCCGGCGCGCGAGCCGGTCACCGGCCACCGCTCGTTCGACGCCACGGACGTACGCGACGCCGAGCTGACCCATCTCCTGCGGCGCGGGGGCTACCCGCTGGAGCACATCCGCACGGTGGTCCGGCAGATCCGCACGGCCGGCGGCACCGAGGCGCTGTCCGCCGCCCTCGACGACTGGCGGCGACGGCTCACCGCACGCGGCGTATCCATGCTCGGCGCGGCGGCCCAGCTCGGCGGGTACATGGCCCATGTGGGCGTCCCAGCCGGACCGCCGGCCGCCACGGAACCGGCTCCCGCGCCGGGGCCCCCGCCGACGGTTTGA
- a CDS encoding excinuclease ABC subunit UvrA, protein MTAGKETDTQPPGLCAADGHDLIRVHGARENNLKNVHVEIPKRRLTVFTGVSGSGKSSLVFDTIAAESQRLINETYSAFIQGFMPTLARPEVDVLDGLTTAILVDQQPMGSSPRSTVGTATDAGTLLRILFSRLAKPHIGSQKAFAFNVASADASGVLVVNGKKIEKGFSVVGGMCLRCEGMGTVADIDPVQLLDDSKSLADGAVTVPGWKPDGWVVQSFTESGFLDPHKAIRDYTEQERYDFLHRDPVKVKVKGVNTTYEGLLARVRKSFLSKDKETLQPHIRAFVERAVAFSVCPECHGTRLSETARSAKIDGLSIADACAMQISDLAAWARGLTDPSVTTLLTVLGQTLDSFVQIGLGYLSLDRSSSTLSGGEAQRVKMVRHLGSALTDVTYVFDEPTVGLHPHDIQRMNDLLLRLRDKGNTVLVVEHKPETIVIADHVVDLGPHAGTKGGEVVFEGTVEGLRASGTVTGRHLDDRASLKPSVRERSGVLEVRGANAHNLRDVDVDIPLGVLTVLTGVAGSGKSSLIHGSVAGRDGVVTVDQSPIKGSRRSNPATYTGMLEPIRKTFAKVNGVKPALFSPNSEGACPTCNGAGVIYTDLAIMAGVATTCEECEGKRFQASVLQYRLGGRDISEVFAMPVAEAAEFFRSGEARTPAAYAVLDRLAEVGLGYLSLGQPLTTLSGGERQRLKLAGHMAGTGSVYILDEPTSGLHLADVEQLLALLDRLVDASKTVIVVEHHQAVMAHADWIIDLGPGAGHDGGKIVFEGTPAELVADRPTLTGEHLAQYVGA, encoded by the coding sequence ATGACCGCTGGCAAGGAGACGGACACCCAGCCTCCTGGGCTGTGTGCCGCCGACGGCCACGATCTGATCCGTGTGCACGGGGCTCGCGAGAACAACCTCAAGAACGTGCATGTGGAGATCCCCAAACGGCGGCTGACCGTGTTCACCGGAGTCTCCGGCTCGGGCAAGAGCTCGTTGGTGTTCGACACGATCGCCGCGGAGTCGCAGCGGCTGATCAACGAGACGTACAGCGCCTTCATCCAGGGCTTCATGCCCACCCTGGCGCGGCCCGAGGTCGATGTGCTAGACGGGCTGACCACCGCGATCCTCGTCGACCAGCAGCCGATGGGCAGCAGTCCCCGCTCCACGGTCGGCACCGCCACCGACGCGGGCACACTGCTGCGCATCCTCTTCAGCCGGCTCGCCAAGCCGCACATCGGGTCGCAGAAGGCGTTCGCCTTCAACGTCGCCTCGGCCGACGCCTCGGGTGTCCTCGTGGTGAACGGCAAGAAGATCGAGAAGGGCTTCAGCGTCGTCGGCGGCATGTGCCTGCGCTGCGAGGGCATGGGCACCGTCGCGGACATCGATCCCGTCCAGCTCCTCGACGACTCCAAGTCGCTCGCGGACGGCGCGGTCACGGTCCCCGGCTGGAAGCCCGACGGCTGGGTGGTGCAGTCGTTCACCGAGTCGGGCTTCCTCGACCCGCACAAGGCGATCCGCGACTACACCGAGCAGGAGAGGTACGACTTCCTGCACCGGGACCCGGTCAAGGTCAAGGTGAAGGGCGTCAACACCACCTACGAGGGCCTCCTCGCGCGGGTCCGCAAGTCGTTCCTGTCCAAGGACAAGGAGACGCTCCAGCCGCACATCCGTGCCTTCGTGGAACGGGCGGTGGCGTTCTCCGTCTGCCCCGAGTGCCACGGCACCAGGCTCAGCGAGACCGCCCGGTCCGCGAAGATCGACGGCCTCAGCATCGCCGACGCCTGCGCCATGCAGATCAGCGACCTCGCGGCCTGGGCCCGCGGTCTGACCGACCCGTCGGTCACGACACTGCTCACCGTGCTCGGCCAGACCCTCGACTCGTTCGTCCAGATCGGCCTGGGCTACCTCTCGCTCGACCGGTCATCGAGCACGCTCTCGGGCGGTGAGGCCCAGCGCGTCAAGATGGTCCGCCACCTGGGCTCCGCGCTCACCGACGTCACCTACGTCTTCGACGAGCCCACCGTCGGCCTGCACCCGCACGACATCCAGCGGATGAACGACCTGCTGCTGCGACTGCGCGACAAGGGCAACACCGTGCTGGTCGTGGAGCACAAGCCGGAGACGATCGTGATCGCCGACCACGTCGTCGACCTGGGACCGCACGCCGGCACCAAGGGCGGCGAAGTCGTCTTCGAGGGCACCGTCGAGGGACTGCGGGCCAGCGGCACCGTCACCGGACGGCACCTGGACGACCGGGCCTCGCTGAAGCCGTCCGTGCGCGAGCGGTCCGGTGTGCTGGAGGTGCGCGGCGCGAACGCCCACAACCTGCGCGACGTCGACGTGGACATCCCGCTCGGCGTGCTCACCGTGCTCACCGGCGTCGCGGGCTCCGGCAAGAGTTCCCTGATCCACGGCTCGGTAGCGGGCCGCGACGGCGTCGTCACGGTGGACCAGTCGCCCATCAAGGGCTCCCGGCGCAGCAACCCGGCCACCTACACCGGCATGCTCGAACCGATCCGCAAGACGTTCGCCAAGGTCAACGGGGTCAAGCCCGCACTGTTCAGCCCCAATTCCGAGGGCGCCTGCCCGACTTGCAACGGCGCCGGTGTCATCTACACCGACCTGGCGATCATGGCCGGCGTCGCCACCACCTGCGAGGAGTGCGAGGGCAAGCGGTTCCAGGCCTCGGTGCTCCAGTACCGGCTCGGCGGTCGGGACATCAGCGAGGTGTTCGCGATGCCGGTGGCCGAGGCCGCCGAGTTCTTCCGCAGCGGTGAGGCACGGACGCCGGCCGCGTATGCCGTCCTCGACCGGCTCGCCGAGGTCGGCCTGGGCTACCTCAGCCTCGGCCAGCCGCTCACCACCCTCTCCGGCGGAGAGCGGCAACGGCTGAAGCTCGCCGGTCACATGGCCGGAACGGGCAGCGTCTACATCCTCGACGAGCCGACCAGCGGCCTGCACCTGGCCGACGTCGAGCAACTGCTCGCCCTGCTCGACCGGTTGGTGGACGCCAGCAAGACGGTCATCGTCGTGGAGCACCACCAGGCGGTCATGGCGCACGCCGACTGGATCATCGACCTCGGCCCCGGCGCCGGCCACGACGGCGGCAAGATCGTCTTCGAGGGCACGCCCGCCGAGCTCGTCGCCGACCGCCCCACCCTCACGGGCGAGCACCTCGCACAGTACGTCGGCGCGTGA
- a CDS encoding NAD(P)/FAD-dependent oxidoreductase translates to MSSHADHTTVIVGAGPAGLTAALSLARYRHPVTVVDSPRAPRNSASAGVHGHVGMDGVTPGEFRARAWRELSRYATVERLEADAESVTPAPGGGFRVAVGGGETVEARTVLLATGVVDVHPADVDGFAECWGRSVIHCPFCLGEENAGGRWATVADNAELAGLSAVAFLAWSEDTIAICQESMPGLETARATARSSGGEVVIGTVRRLHHRQGALYAVELDDGRVLERETLVWTPRQRQQPVVRRTAEELKLTVDDAGFIGVDASQCTSVPGLYAAGDLTSRWKQSVTVSAAAGAAAADALHMSALLGAVRR, encoded by the coding sequence ATGTCCTCGCACGCCGACCACACCACCGTGATCGTGGGAGCCGGCCCCGCCGGGCTCACCGCGGCGCTCAGCCTGGCCAGATACCGGCACCCGGTGACCGTCGTGGACAGCCCTCGGGCACCGCGCAACAGCGCGTCGGCGGGTGTTCACGGCCATGTCGGAATGGACGGCGTCACGCCCGGCGAGTTCCGGGCGCGCGCCTGGCGGGAACTCTCCCGGTACGCGACCGTCGAGCGGCTGGAGGCCGACGCCGAAAGCGTGACCCCCGCTCCGGGCGGAGGCTTCCGGGTCGCCGTCGGCGGCGGTGAGACCGTCGAGGCCCGAACCGTTCTGCTCGCCACCGGTGTCGTGGACGTCCACCCGGCCGACGTGGACGGTTTCGCGGAGTGCTGGGGCCGCAGCGTGATCCACTGTCCGTTCTGCCTCGGCGAGGAGAACGCCGGCGGGCGCTGGGCGACCGTCGCCGACAACGCGGAACTCGCGGGACTGTCCGCCGTGGCCTTCCTCGCCTGGAGCGAGGACACCATCGCGATCTGCCAGGAGTCCATGCCCGGCCTGGAGACCGCTCGCGCGACGGCGCGGAGCAGCGGGGGCGAGGTCGTCATAGGAACGGTCCGTCGCCTGCACCACCGCCAAGGGGCTTTGTACGCCGTCGAGTTGGACGACGGCCGGGTCCTGGAGCGGGAGACACTGGTCTGGACGCCACGACAGCGGCAGCAACCCGTCGTCAGGCGGACCGCCGAAGAGCTGAAGCTGACGGTCGACGACGCCGGCTTCATCGGCGTCGACGCCTCCCAGTGCACCAGCGTTCCGGGCCTGTACGCGGCCGGGGACCTGACCAGCCGCTGGAAGCAGTCGGTCACCGTGTCGGCCGCGGCGGGCGCCGCGGCCGCCGACGCCCTCCACATGTCGGCGTTGCTCGGTGCTGTGCGCCGCTGA
- a CDS encoding ATP-binding cassette domain-containing protein, giving the protein MPAAIRTAGLCKRFGSLTALDHLDLTVSEGTVHGLLGPNGAGKTTTVRVLATLIRPDEGAAEVFGVDVRDDPGRIRSVIGLTGQYAAVDELLTGRENLHMIGRLFRLTKSDCRARASELLERFGLDDAADRQPRTYSGGMRRRLDVAASLMARPRLIFLDEPTTGLDPRSRMEVWRLVRELVAEGTTVLLTTQYLEEADQLADSLSVIDRGRVIAGGTPDELKAEVGQDRVGITLLDGEGMEQTVRLLRERLGADPVADPQKMVVHAPLPDGGTLPDLLHLLRESGIAIGDVALRRPTLDDVFLAVTGRSADHGVDQRNIGKETGRT; this is encoded by the coding sequence ATGCCAGCAGCGATCAGAACGGCCGGACTGTGCAAGCGTTTCGGCTCGCTCACCGCACTCGACCACCTCGACCTCACGGTGTCCGAGGGCACGGTGCACGGCCTGCTCGGCCCCAACGGCGCCGGCAAGACCACCACCGTCCGGGTCCTGGCCACCCTCATCAGACCGGACGAGGGAGCGGCCGAGGTGTTCGGCGTGGACGTGCGTGACGACCCCGGGCGGATCCGGTCGGTCATCGGCCTCACCGGCCAGTACGCCGCCGTCGACGAACTGCTCACCGGGCGCGAGAACCTGCACATGATCGGCAGGCTGTTCCGGCTGACGAAGTCCGACTGCCGGGCCCGCGCGAGCGAACTGCTGGAACGCTTCGGCCTGGACGACGCGGCCGACCGGCAGCCCAGGACCTACTCCGGCGGAATGCGACGCCGGCTCGACGTCGCCGCCAGCCTCATGGCGCGGCCCAGGCTCATCTTCCTCGACGAGCCGACCACCGGCCTCGATCCGCGCAGCCGCATGGAGGTGTGGCGGCTCGTGCGCGAACTGGTCGCGGAGGGCACGACCGTACTGCTCACCACGCAGTACCTGGAGGAGGCGGACCAACTCGCCGACTCCCTGTCGGTCATCGACCGGGGCAGGGTCATCGCCGGCGGCACCCCGGACGAGCTGAAGGCTGAGGTGGGTCAGGACCGGGTCGGCATCACGCTGTTGGACGGCGAAGGCATGGAACAGACGGTGCGGCTCCTGCGGGAGCGGCTGGGCGCCGACCCGGTCGCCGACCCGCAGAAGATGGTGGTCCACGCCCCGCTGCCCGACGGCGGCACCCTGCCCGACCTGCTCCACCTGCTCAGGGAGTCGGGGATCGCGATCGGTGACGTGGCGCTCCGCCGACCCACTCTCGACGACGTTTTTCTCGCCGTGACCGGCCGGTCCGCCGATCACGGCGTCGACCAGCGAAACATCGGGAAGGAAACCGGGCGCACATGA
- a CDS encoding ABC transporter permease, translated as MTSTTLTRESGTSYTQARNSLGWWLSDVWQMTLRNVRHVLRSPDLVMFSLVQPVMFILLFTYVFGGAMDVGGERYAQFLLPGVLVQMALYGSAAGTTIGVAAEMREGLMDRFRSMPMSRTAVLIGRTLSEIFRNVGVACVTVGVGVLVGFRFHNGLLPALAGLLLLLLFGYAVSWFAAYLGLSVRNAEAAQAVGGVWIFPFTLISSAFVPTDTMPGWLQAYAAHSPMTAAVNALRALFTGGPATSYVLQTVAWSVGLIAVFAPLAVRKYGSR; from the coding sequence ATGACCTCCACCACCCTGACACGGGAGAGCGGCACGTCGTACACGCAGGCGCGGAACAGCCTCGGGTGGTGGCTCTCCGACGTGTGGCAGATGACCCTGCGCAACGTGCGGCACGTGCTGCGCAGCCCCGATCTGGTGATGTTCTCGCTGGTCCAGCCGGTGATGTTCATCCTGCTGTTCACATACGTCTTCGGCGGCGCCATGGACGTCGGCGGCGAACGCTACGCCCAGTTCCTGCTGCCCGGCGTCCTCGTCCAGATGGCGCTCTACGGCTCCGCCGCCGGCACGACCATCGGGGTCGCCGCCGAGATGCGCGAGGGCCTCATGGACCGCTTCCGCTCGATGCCGATGAGCCGTACCGCCGTGCTCATCGGACGCACGCTGTCGGAGATCTTCCGCAACGTCGGCGTGGCCTGTGTGACCGTGGGAGTCGGCGTGCTGGTCGGCTTCCGGTTCCACAACGGCCTGCTGCCCGCGCTGGCCGGCCTGCTGCTGTTGCTGCTGTTCGGCTACGCGGTGTCGTGGTTCGCCGCCTACCTCGGGCTGTCGGTGCGCAACGCGGAAGCCGCCCAGGCGGTCGGCGGCGTGTGGATCTTCCCGTTCACACTGATCTCCTCGGCGTTCGTACCGACCGACACGATGCCGGGCTGGCTCCAGGCGTACGCTGCCCACAGCCCCATGACGGCGGCCGTGAACGCCCTGCGCGCACTGTTCACCGGGGGCCCGGCGACGAGCTACGTCCTCCAGACCGTGGCCTGGTCGGTCGGCCTGATCGCGGTGTTCGCCCCGCTCGCGGTCCGCAAGTACGGCTCGCGCTGA
- a CDS encoding class I SAM-dependent methyltransferase translates to MTEPVAAPDGPAPMTEVFDAVYRGESPFGKRPPWDIGAPQPAYVALEEAGLIGGAVLDAGCGTGEDALHLAGKGYAVTGLDLSPTAISLARDKAGARGLDAVFEVADALDLKGWEGRFDTVIDSGLAHTFEGDTLRSYAAALHRACRPGAVAHILSISDRGSAEMQARLAEAIEEIPAPLPDNDEPPGLKRSADHLRHGFADGWTVESIGETHIRGIIPTTSELLDVHAWLGRFRRS, encoded by the coding sequence ATGACTGAACCTGTCGCCGCACCCGACGGACCCGCCCCGATGACCGAGGTGTTCGACGCCGTTTACCGCGGGGAGAGCCCTTTCGGCAAACGCCCGCCGTGGGACATCGGGGCGCCCCAGCCCGCCTACGTCGCCCTTGAGGAAGCGGGACTCATCGGCGGCGCGGTCCTCGACGCGGGCTGCGGCACCGGTGAGGACGCCCTCCACCTGGCGGGCAAGGGGTACGCGGTGACAGGGCTGGACCTGTCCCCGACGGCGATCTCCCTCGCCCGGGACAAGGCCGGGGCACGCGGACTCGACGCCGTCTTCGAAGTCGCCGACGCCCTCGACCTCAAGGGCTGGGAAGGGCGCTTCGACACCGTGATCGACTCCGGCCTCGCCCACACCTTCGAGGGCGACACTCTGCGTTCCTACGCGGCGGCCCTGCACCGGGCCTGCCGCCCGGGGGCGGTGGCGCACATCCTCTCGATCAGCGACCGGGGGTCCGCGGAGATGCAGGCGCGCCTCGCCGAGGCCATCGAGGAGATACCGGCGCCGCTTCCGGACAACGACGAGCCGCCCGGCCTCAAGCGCTCCGCCGACCACTTGCGCCACGGCTTCGCCGACGGCTGGACGGTGGAGTCGATCGGCGAGACCCACATACGGGGCATCATCCCGACCACGTCCGAACTCCTCGACGTGCACGCCTGGCTCGGACGCTTCCGCCGTAGCTGA